One window from the genome of Salvia splendens isolate huo1 chromosome 9, SspV2, whole genome shotgun sequence encodes:
- the LOC121748446 gene encoding palmitoyl-acyl carrier protein thioesterase, chloroplastic-like encodes MVATAATSAFLQIPSPASDSAGKTPGKALGSVPASIDARGTNAKSKSTSSGRLHVKANAQAPPKVNGSKVGSMESLKTEDMSPPPRTFINQLPDWSMLLAAITTIFLAAEKQWMMLDWKPKRSDMLVDPFGLGQIVQGGFVFRQNFSIRSYEIGADRTASVETLMNHLQETALNHVKNAGLLADGFGSTPEMCKRNLIWVVSKMQVAVDRYPTWGDVVQVDTWVAASGKNGMRRDWLVRDSNTDEILTRATSLWVMMNKETRKLSKMPDEVRGEIGSYFVDSPPLVDDDSRKLPKLDEKTAENIHSGLTPRWSDLDVNQHVNNVKYVGWILESAPLEILETHELAGMTLEYRRECMRDSVLQSLTSIVEEGSGDSSHPGIVECQHLLRLEGGGEIVKGRTKWRPKFVDKIGSYGQLPHENA; translated from the exons ATGGTCGCCACTGCTGCAACTTCTGCGTTTCTCCAAATACCTTCTCCAGCTTCAGACTCTGCTGGAAAAACACCAGGAAAGGCATTAGGGAGTGTCCCTGCAAGTATTGATGCACGTGGCACCAATGCTAAGTCAAAATCCACATCGTCGGGAAGATTGCACGTTAAGGCTAACGCACAAGCCCCTCCCAAGGTCAATGGCTCTAAGGTTGGCTCTATGGAGTCTCTGAAGACTGAGGACATGTCACCTCCACCGAGGACATTCATCAACCAATTGCCTGACTGGAGCATGCTTCTTGCTGCCATTACTACAATATTTTTGGCAGCTGAAAAGCAATGGATGATGCTTGATTGGAAGCCAAAACGGTCAGATATGCTTGTTGATCCTTTTGGTTTGGGGCAGATTGTACAAGGTGGTTTTGTGTTTCGTCAAAACTTCAGTATTAGATCTTATGAAATAGGGGCAGATAGGACTGCTTCAGTAGAAACACTGATGAATCATTTGCAG GAAACAGCTCTAAATCACGTAAAAAATGCTGGGCTGCTGGCTGATGGCTTTGGTTCAACACCAGAGATGTGCAAACGAAATTTAATTTGGGTGGTTTCCAAAATGCAGGTTGCTGTAGATCGCTACCCTACATG GGGTGATGTTGTTCAAGTAGATACCTGGGTAGCTGCATCAGGAAAGAATGGTATGCGTCGAGATTGGCTTGTGCGTGATAGTAACACCGACGAGATATTAACTAGAGCTACAAG TCTATGGGTAATGATGAATAAAGAGACACGGAAGTTATCCAAAATGCCGGATGAGGTCAGAGGTGAAATAGGTAGCTACTTTGTGGATTCTCCTCCATTAGTGGATGATGATAGCAGGAAACTACCAAAGCTTGATGAAAAGACCGCAGAGAACATTCATAGTGGTTTGACT CCTAGATGGAGTGATTTAGATGTGAATCAACATGTGAATAATGTTAAATATGTTGGTTGGATACTAGAG AGTGCTCCACTAGAAATATTGGAGACTCACGAGCTCGCAGGTATGACTCTAGAATACAGGAGGGAGTGCATGAGGGACAGTGTGCTCCAGTCACTCACTTCAATTGTCGAGGAGGGTAGTGGTGACTCGTCTCACCCTGGCATTGTCGAGTGCCAGCATTTGCTTCGATTGGAGGGTGGAGGTGAAATTGTGAAGGGGCGGACCAAGTGGAGGCCGAAGTTTGTTGACAAGATCGGAAGCTATGGGCAGCTCCCGCACGAAAATGCTTAA
- the LOC121748735 gene encoding leucine-rich repeat extensin-like protein 4 has product MKQKNRCISWSGVALLLLALFLSSCSSADASEVHIGSNGGPLNDAQVSYIAKRQLLYYLDEFGDRGENVTLDPSLVFENPRLRDAYIALQAWKKAILSDPYNLTGDWVGSDVCNYSYVFCAPALDNSSIRTVAGIDLNHGDIAGYLPEELGLLRDLGIFHINSNRFCGTVPKKFKNLKVLFELDLSNNRFAGKFPYVVLDLPKLIYLDIRYNEFEGTVPPQLFDKPLDAIFINHNRFAFELPDNFGNSPVSVIVLANNKFHGCVPASLGNMTRLNEIILMNNGLRSCLPPEIGMLKNLTVLDVSYNGIVGPLPESIGDMLSLEQLNVANNIFTGAIPQSICKLPKLENFTITNNFFTGEPPVCLALPEFNDRQNCLANRPAQRSAAHCSAVLAKKFHCGAFRCHRFIPTLPAQPPPPVYSPPPPVYSPPPPVYSPPPPSPPPPSPPPPVYSPPPPPPSPPPPSPPPPPPPSPPPPSPPPPVYSPPPPPPSPPPPSPPPPPPPSPPPPSPSPPPPSPPPPSPSPPPPPPSPSPEPYPPCIRPPPPPPPGHPPPPPPAHSPPPPTPYYYYSPPPPSHSPPPPSHSPPPPPHSPPPPPNSPPPPHSPPPPPHSPPPPSHSPPPPQPCIEPPPPPPPCQEPPPPPPSPTPYVHKPPPSPSPPPPAPYIYSSPPPPPTPVYEGPLPPITGVSYASPPPPPFY; this is encoded by the coding sequence ATGAAGCAAAAGAATCGCTGCATTTCGTGGAGCGGTGTCGCGCTGCTGCTGCTAGCTCTTTTCCTCTCCTCCTGCTCCTCCGCTGATGCTTCCGAGGTTCACATCGGCAGCAATGGCGGTCCTCTCAACGACGCACAAGTCAGCTACATCGCGAAGCGCCAGCTGCTCTACTACTTAGACGAGTTCGGCGACAGAGGCGAGAACGTCACACTCGATCCGTCGCTCGTCTTCGAAAACCCTCGCCTCCGCGACGCCTACATCGCGCTGCAGGCCTGGAAGAAGGCCATTCTCTCAGATCCCTACAATCTCACCGGCGATTGGGTTGGATCTGACGTTTGCAACTACTCCTACGTCTTCTGCGCTCCGGCGCTCGATAATTCCTCAATCCGCACCGTTGCTGGAATCGATCTCAACCACGGAGACATCGCCGGCTATTTGCCGGAGGAACTCGGCCTCCTCAGAGATCTCGGCATTTTCCATATCAATTCCAACCGTTTCTGCGGAACGGTGCCGAAGAAGTTTAAGAACTTGAAGGTGCTGTTTGAGCTCGACTTGAGCAACAACAGGTTCGCCGGAAAGTTTCCTTATGTTGTTCTAGACTTGCCTAAGCTCATATATTTGGATATTCGGTACAATGAGTTTGAAGGAACGGTGCCGCCGCAGCTCTTCGACAAGCCATTGGATGCTATCTTCATCAATCACAACAGGTTCGCTTTCGAATTGCCTGATAACTTTGGCAATTCGCCGGTTTCCGTGATTGTACTAGCCAACAACAAATTCCACGGCTGTGTGCCGGCGAGCCTCGGCAACATGACCAGGTTGAATGAGATTATTTTGATGAACAACGGGCTGAGGTCGTGCCTGCCGCCGGAGATTGGGATGCTGAAGAACTTGACGGTGCTTGACGTGAGCTACAATGGAATAGTGGGGCCGTTGCCGGAAAGCATTGGAGATATGTTGAGTTTGGAGCAGCTGAATGTGGCTAACAATATTTTCACCGGCGCTATTCCGCAGAGCATTTGCAAGCTGCCGAAGCTGGAGAATTTCACCATCACCAATAACTTCTTCACCGGTGAGCCGCCTGTGTGCTTGGCCCTGCCCGAGTTTAATGATCGGCAGAATTGTTTGGCTAACAGGCCGGCTCAGCGATCAGCCGCTCATTGTTCCGCAGTTTTGGCTAAGAAATTTCACTGTGGTGCATTCCGGTGTCATCGGTTTATCCCCACTCTTCCAGCTCAACCGCCGCCTCCTGTGTATTCTCCCCCGCCTCCTGTTTACTCTCCACCACCCCCTGTTTATTCACCTCCACCACCATCTCCCCCGCCACCATCACCTCCCCCACCTGTATActcgcctccaccaccaccaccttctccacCTCCGCCATCACCCCCGCCTCCACCGCCGCCTTCTCCACCTCCGCCATCACCTCCCCCTCCTGTATACTCAcccccacctccacctccatcccctccaccaccatcgcctcccccaccaccacctccatctCCTCCCCCTCCATCGCCTTCACCACCTCCTCCATCTCCTCCACCTCCATCGCCTTCAccacctcctccccctccatcGCCTTCACCAGAACCTTATCCTCCATGTATTcgaccaccaccaccgccacctcctGGCCATCCCCCACCTCCTCCACCAGCCCATTCACCTCCGCCACCCACTCCCTATTATTACTACTCTCCTCCCCCACCATCTCACTCGCCACCTCCACCATCTCACtcaccacctccaccgcctcatTCACCCCCTCCACCGCCCAATTCACCCCCTCCCCCGCATTCGCCCCCTCCACCCCCACATTCACCACCTCCGCCCTCGCATTCACCACCTCCTCCCCAGCCTTGTATAGAACCACCCCCTCCCCCGCCCCCATGTCAAgaacctccaccaccgccaccctCACCCACACCTTACGTCCACAAGCCcccaccatcaccatcaccccCACCACCAGCCCCATACATCTACAGCTCACCTCCTCCGCCTCCAACACCAGTCTATGAAGGGCCGTTGCCTCCGATCACCGGAGTCTCATACGCCTCCCCTCCTCCACCCCCCttctattga